ACGCCGCGGGACAGGCACTCGTGGAAAAAGCGCGCATAGTGTTTGGCGTTGGAAGTCTTCGCGGACCGGTAATCGGTGACGGACTCTTTCGTGAAGAAAAGCGTGAACATGGAGCCCGAGGTGTTGAGCGTGAGCGGAAGATTGCGGTTTTCGATCACGGCGCGGATGTCTTTGAAAAAAGTCGTGGCCATGCGGTTGAGTTTTTTGTGCGGACCCGTGCTCAGGCGTTCCAGCATCCAGAGCGCGGCGCCGACTGCGAGCGGATTTCCGGAAAGCGTGCCTGCCTGATAGACCGGGCCCTGGGGCGCGAGCTTGTCCATGATCTCTTCCCGGCCGCCGAAGGCCGCGAGAGGAAGCCCGCCGCCCAGGATTTTGCCGAGGCACGTAAGGTCCGGCTTCACGCCGTAAACTTTCTGCGCGCCGCCCGCGTTCAGGCGGAACCCGGTAATGACTTCGTCGAAAATGAGCAGCGCGCCGTGGCGGGCCGTGATCTCGCGCGCTTCTTCGAGATAGCCGGCGGCCGGAGGAACCACGCCCATGTTGGCGGGCACAGGCTCGAGGATGAAGGCCGCGATCTCTTTTCCCTGCTCTCGAAAAACTTTTTCGAGCGCTTCCACGTCGTTGAACGGAATGCTGATCGTAAGCCTCGCGAGCTCTTCCGGCACTCCCGCCGAATCCGGAATACCGAACGTCGCGCCGCCGGAGCCTGCCTGCACGAGCATGCTGTCGGCATGGCCGTGATAGCCGCCGTCCAGCTTCACGATTTTTTTGCGGCCCGTGAAGCCGCGCGCCAGGCGCACCGCGCTCATGACCGCTTCCGTGCCGGAGGAAACAAGGCGCGTCTTTTCCATGGACGGGACGAAGGCGCGGATGGCTTTGGCGAGATGGACTTCCTTGACCGTCGCCGCGCCGAAGCTCGTGCCGTTTTTGATTTCGCGGCGCAGGCGCGTGAGCAGGCCCGCGGGTGCGTGGCCCAGGATCATCGGGCCCCAGGACGCGCAAAAATCGAGGTAACGTTTGCCGTCTTCGTCCCAGAGAAAGGCGCCTTTGGCGCGGCGCACGAAAACGGGTGTTCCGCCCACGCCGCGAAAAGCGCGAACCGGAGAATTGACGCCGGACGGGATCACTTTTTCCGCTTCGCGGAAAAGGGCGGGCATGGCGGACGGCTTGGCCACGGTCAGCCGCCTTCGGCTTCTTCGTACTGATGGCGCAGACGTTCGACGACGGACGGGTCCGCGAGCGTGGTCGTGTCGCCGAGCGCCTTGCCTTCGGCAATGTCACGCAGCAGGCGGCGCATGATTTTGCCGGAGCGGGTTTTGGGAAGGTCCGCGGAAAAATGGACTTCTTCGGGCCGTGCGAGCGCGCCGATTTTTTTGACCACGTGGTTTTTGAGTTCCTGCACGAGCTCCTGCGAAGAGCGCACGTTTTCCTTGAGCGTCACGAATGCGACCACCGCCTGGCCTTTGATGTCGTGATTTCGCCCCACGACCGCGGATTCTGCGACCGAGGGGTGGTCCACCAGCGCGCTTTCCACTTCCGCGGTGCCGATGCGGTGGCCGGCAACGTTCAGCACGTCGTCCACGCGGCCCATGAACCAGAAATAGCCTTCCTTGTCGCGGCGCACGCCGTCGCCGGGGAAATAAATCCCCTTCTTCGGCCATTTGGACCAGTACTGTTTCACGAAGCGTTCGTCGTCGCCGTAAATCGTGCGCAGCATGGCCGGCCACGGCTGGGTGATGGCCACATAACCGCCGCCTTCGCGCACGACATTGCCTTCCTCATCCAGGACTTCCGCCGCGACGCCGGGAAAAGCGAACGTAGCGGACCCGGGTTTGGTTGTCGTGAGGCCCGGAAGCGGCGTGATCATAATGCTTCCGGTTTCCGTCTGCCACCACGTGTCGACGACAGGACATTTGCCCTTGCCGATTTTTTCCTGGTACCAGATCCACGCCTCAGGATTGATGGGCTCACCCACGCTTCCCAACAGCCGGAGCGTGGACAGGTCGGCCTTTTCCACCCATTCCGCGCCCCATTTCATGAACGTGCGAATCGCGGTCGGCGCCGTGTAGAAAACCGTGACGCCGTATTTTTCGATGAGCTTCCAGAAGCGGTCTTTTTCCGGCCAGTCGGGCGCGCCTTCGTACATGAACACCGTGGCGCCGTTGGCAAGCGGGCCGTAGATCACGTAGCTGTGCCCGGTGATCCAGCCGATGTCGGCCGTGCACCAATAAACGTCCTCGTCCTTGAGATCAAACACCCACTTGGTCGTGGCATAAACGCC
This portion of the Verrucomicrobiia bacterium genome encodes:
- the hemL gene encoding glutamate-1-semialdehyde 2,1-aminomutase, with amino-acid sequence MAKPSAMPALFREAEKVIPSGVNSPVRAFRGVGGTPVFVRRAKGAFLWDEDGKRYLDFCASWGPMILGHAPAGLLTRLRREIKNGTSFGAATVKEVHLAKAIRAFVPSMEKTRLVSSGTEAVMSAVRLARGFTGRKKIVKLDGGYHGHADSMLVQAGSGGATFGIPDSAGVPEELARLTISIPFNDVEALEKVFREQGKEIAAFILEPVPANMGVVPPAAGYLEEAREITARHGALLIFDEVITGFRLNAGGAQKVYGVKPDLTCLGKILGGGLPLAAFGGREEIMDKLAPQGPVYQAGTLSGNPLAVGAALWMLERLSTGPHKKLNRMATTFFKDIRAVIENRNLPLTLNTSGSMFTLFFTKESVTDYRSAKTSNAKHYARFFHECLSRGVYLAPSQFEANFISTAHSYTHLENALEVFEEALSQVFP
- the acs gene encoding acetate--CoA ligase, producing MTKTKPSLEVLLDEARTFPPSSAFQKTAWVKDAAVYAKAAKNPEEYWAEWAKELYWTKPWKKILQWKPPFAKWFVGGKLNASVNCLDRHIFSTEGHASRKNKAALIWEGEPGDTRTMTYWELYREVNKFASVLKKMGVKKGDRVAMYLPLVPELVIACLACARIGAVHNVVFGGFSSEALRDRINDAQAKLLITADHGWRRGNQIQLKKAADEALKETPTIENVILVKRAGPYGDVSMQCNVQEGRDHWWHRLMQNAEPNCEPEEMDAEDMLFILYTSGTTGKPKGIVHTTGGYLTGVYATTKWVFDLKDEDVYWCTADIGWITGHSYVIYGPLANGATVFMYEGAPDWPEKDRFWKLIEKYGVTVFYTAPTAIRTFMKWGAEWVEKADLSTLRLLGSVGEPINPEAWIWYQEKIGKGKCPVVDTWWQTETGSIMITPLPGLTTTKPGSATFAFPGVAAEVLDEEGNVVREGGGYVAITQPWPAMLRTIYGDDERFVKQYWSKWPKKGIYFPGDGVRRDKEGYFWFMGRVDDVLNVAGHRIGTAEVESALVDHPSVAESAVVGRNHDIKGQAVVAFVTLKENVRSSQELVQELKNHVVKKIGALARPEEVHFSADLPKTRSGKIMRRLLRDIAEGKALGDTTTLADPSVVERLRHQYEEAEGG